A genomic stretch from Candidatus Thiothrix anitrata includes:
- a CDS encoding lysophospholipid acyltransferase family protein: protein MRWRSDTFAVRYDVLFPLYAQLPPASGYRCAAMQAGFFRRKRVAEAELISQQMLNVFPQATAVQLEQWLQDYYRMVEQEALDTWYLPHQPISDIVTLQGFEAVQAARAQGQRVILTGAHFGRFWLTGAAIRALGHTTGTITRDGDADNRHGLHPAEHRFRQHKLARLQQVLGGSFLVEGHDLRPLYRALDAHLMALIFDVPYPQAHAGNVTVPFFQSRISLPAGIYRIAKKMEAVVAPFYMRDRGRGQVVAEFSELLDPQQYDESAMMCLLANQLETRIRENPGQWWLWEALPLLQRDEQ from the coding sequence ATGCGGTGGCGGTCTGATACCTTTGCCGTGCGTTACGATGTGTTATTCCCGTTGTATGCGCAATTACCACCCGCGTCGGGCTACCGTTGTGCAGCGATGCAAGCGGGCTTTTTCCGGCGTAAGCGTGTGGCTGAGGCGGAGTTGATCAGTCAGCAAATGCTTAATGTATTTCCACAGGCAACAGCCGTGCAGCTTGAACAGTGGTTGCAGGATTATTACCGCATGGTGGAGCAAGAAGCTCTCGATACTTGGTATTTGCCGCATCAACCGATTAGCGACATTGTAACGTTGCAAGGGTTTGAGGCGGTGCAGGCGGCGCGTGCGCAAGGCCAGCGGGTGATTTTAACCGGGGCGCATTTCGGGCGGTTTTGGTTAACCGGGGCGGCGATACGTGCGCTGGGGCATACCACTGGCACGATTACCCGCGATGGTGATGCGGATAATCGTCACGGGTTGCACCCTGCCGAACACCGTTTTCGTCAGCATAAATTAGCGCGTTTGCAACAGGTGTTGGGTGGTAGTTTTCTGGTGGAAGGCCATGATTTGCGCCCGTTATACCGTGCGTTGGATGCGCATTTGATGGCGTTGATTTTTGATGTGCCGTACCCGCAGGCACACGCGGGAAACGTGACAGTGCCGTTTTTCCAGAGTAGGATTAGCTTACCTGCCGGTATCTACAGGATTGCAAAAAAAATGGAGGCAGTGGTCGCGCCCTTCTATATGCGTGACCGGGGGAGGGGGCAAGTGGTCGCGGAATTTAGCGAGTTACTTGATCCTCAGCAGTACGATGAATCAGCGATGATGTGCCTGCTTGCCAACCAGCTCGAAACGCGGATTAGGGAAAATCCGGGGCAGTGGTGGCTGTGGGAAGCGTTGCCGCTGTTACAACGGGATGAACAATAA
- a CDS encoding glycosyltransferase family 2 protein codes for MAQVTGGDIKVSIIMPAFNHAQWVAQAIESVLAQSFGAFELIVIDDASSDATWDVIQSVRHASADGRLQCIRHASNQGAPATINEGLRHAQGEYLAIINSDDVWDVQRLARLLSVAEAENQDFLCTDVSLLDAASQPSAAQEPHWMAWFEALKQDYAAHADLLTTLLRGNFLITTSNFFFHRRVYAQVGEFAELRYVHDYDYALRVWDAGFAMRFLAGDTLLGYRLHGTNTIREKPLAAIEENTRLLLGWLPCLESAWNAQRLQAVQAQLQGLYRYTGEEWLTAVHLRLVAKEQELLPLIADRDGWIAERDALIQQLQQHLAQYQQWLHERDGWIAERDDLIQQQGALLAERELRVTQRDQWIDERNGWIAERDSLIRQLQQQQFELRNSRAFRLGESVLSPLRYLRQLVKGSTLCLKN; via the coding sequence GTGGCGCAAGTGACAGGTGGTGACATCAAGGTAAGCATTATTATGCCTGCCTTTAACCATGCCCAGTGGGTTGCGCAAGCCATTGAGTCGGTGTTGGCACAGTCGTTTGGCGCGTTTGAGCTGATTGTGATTGATGATGCGTCCAGCGATGCAACCTGGGACGTGATTCAATCAGTACGCCACGCTAGTGCTGACGGACGCTTGCAATGTATTCGCCACGCCAGCAATCAAGGCGCACCTGCTACTATCAACGAAGGTTTGCGTCATGCCCAAGGCGAATACCTCGCCATTATCAATTCCGATGACGTGTGGGATGTGCAACGTTTAGCGCGGTTGCTTAGCGTTGCGGAGGCGGAAAACCAAGATTTCCTGTGTACCGATGTCAGCTTGCTGGATGCGGCTTCGCAACCCAGTGCTGCACAAGAGCCGCATTGGATGGCGTGGTTTGAAGCCTTGAAGCAAGATTACGCTGCTCATGCCGACCTGTTGACCACGTTATTACGCGGCAATTTCCTGATTACTACTTCAAACTTTTTCTTTCACCGCCGGGTGTATGCGCAGGTGGGCGAATTTGCTGAACTGCGTTACGTGCATGATTACGACTACGCGCTGCGAGTGTGGGACGCGGGTTTTGCGATGCGCTTTTTAGCGGGGGATACGTTGCTGGGCTATCGTTTGCACGGCACTAATACCATTCGTGAAAAACCCTTGGCAGCAATTGAGGAAAATACCCGTTTGCTGCTGGGATGGTTGCCGTGTCTGGAATCCGCGTGGAATGCACAACGCTTGCAGGCAGTGCAGGCGCAATTACAAGGCTTGTACCGCTATACCGGCGAGGAATGGTTGACCGCAGTCCATTTACGTTTGGTTGCCAAAGAGCAGGAATTACTGCCATTGATTGCGGATCGTGATGGCTGGATTGCCGAACGCGATGCACTGATTCAGCAATTGCAACAACACCTTGCGCAATATCAGCAGTGGCTGCACGAACGTGATGGCTGGATTGCCGAGCGCGATGATTTGATTCAACAGCAGGGCGCGTTGCTGGCCGAGCGTGAGTTGCGGGTAACGCAACGTGACCAGTGGATCGACGAGCGCAACGGCTGGATTGCCGAACGCGACAGCTTGATCCGTCAATTACAACAACAACAATTTGAATTGCGTAACAGCCGTGCTTTCCGTTTAGGGGAAAGCGTGTTATCGCCGCTGCGCTACCTGCGCCAGCTTGTTAAGGGGAGTACGTTATGCCTGAAAAATTAG
- a CDS encoding class I SAM-dependent methyltransferase — MTQTATHLPLHANHSHSQIVRRVPRYARVLELGCADGSMSRLLKQHCEASIIGVEQNPNTAWRARCFCDYVFTENLDDPHSLDALEGEKFDVITLVDVLEHLQHPQALLQRLKPLLLDEGCLLLSVPNVAHASVRLELLKGDFRYESSGILDDTHLKFFTATTLQTILVEAGYAVQALDYTWHDLADTVISEQLQTLGIHVTPEALAAFHTPDAMAYQFIAAAQPLPEVAATAPSMPLKPLTASQDTWAGLQQELAQARQQLLDAQAELGRVYATRSWQVLRRGADAWRGIQSRFTHP, encoded by the coding sequence ATGACGCAAACAGCCACTCATTTGCCGTTGCACGCCAACCATTCTCACAGCCAAATCGTGCGCCGTGTGCCACGTTATGCGCGGGTGTTGGAACTGGGTTGCGCCGATGGCAGTATGTCACGTTTACTGAAACAGCATTGCGAAGCCAGCATTATTGGCGTGGAACAAAACCCCAATACCGCATGGCGGGCAAGGTGTTTTTGCGATTACGTGTTTACCGAGAATTTAGACGACCCGCACAGTTTGGACGCGCTGGAAGGCGAGAAATTCGATGTGATTACGCTGGTCGATGTACTGGAACATTTACAGCACCCGCAAGCTTTGCTGCAACGCCTGAAACCGCTGTTGCTGGACGAGGGCTGTTTGCTGTTGTCAGTGCCGAATGTGGCGCACGCTTCGGTGCGTTTGGAATTGCTCAAGGGTGATTTTCGTTACGAGTCCAGTGGTATTTTGGATGATACCCACCTGAAATTTTTTACGGCAACCACGCTGCAAACCATTTTAGTGGAGGCTGGGTATGCGGTGCAGGCACTCGATTACACTTGGCATGATCTTGCGGATACGGTGATCAGCGAGCAATTACAGACCTTGGGTATTCATGTTACCCCGGAAGCATTGGCGGCATTTCATACCCCGGATGCAATGGCTTACCAGTTTATTGCAGCAGCGCAACCGCTACCTGAGGTGGCAGCAACTGCACCATCAATGCCGTTAAAACCGTTAACCGCCTCTCAAGATACTTGGGCAGGTTTACAACAAGAATTAGCTCAAGCCCGTCAGCAATTGCTGGATGCGCAGGCGGAACTGGGGCGGGTGTATGCGACACGCAGTTGGCAGGTATTGCGGCGCGGTGCGGATGCATGGCGGGGTATTCAGTCGCGGTTCACTCACCCCTGA
- a CDS encoding ABC transporter ATP-binding protein has translation MSAAVIHLQHVGVAYPRYAHPRDALLEWVLRRPRHTLFHALQDVSLSLDAGDSLGIIGDNGAGKSTLLKLLAGNLAATAGTCVVQGRRSALLELGTGMQPEFSGVENARMGLALRGLTHAEITAKLPDVLAFAELGEFAQQPVKTYSSGMVVRLVFAIAAVIEPDVLIVDEALAVGDQYFQKKSLDRMREILRNGTTLVFCSHNLYQVREMCRKAVWLERGTVRLLGDAQTVVDAYQDAVRKRTPVGADLRVCPDRCELEGAHVGAPLLGNVTLNRPHFQTQDRFAVTVQAIRGNRPLSDIHIGIVIRRNDDIQCFGISTLHDGVQMQDHGNGVVSTRFVIERLPLLSGEYCLEVWLIDASGVHVYDSRERCCHFRVQQVSQQQGVGMAWLPHRWEAVVESAEVATDAVAV, from the coding sequence GTGAGTGCTGCTGTAATTCACTTGCAACACGTTGGGGTAGCTTATCCGCGTTATGCTCACCCGCGTGATGCCTTGCTTGAGTGGGTATTGCGTCGCCCGCGTCATACCTTATTCCATGCCCTGCAAGACGTAAGTTTGTCATTGGATGCGGGTGATTCTTTGGGCATTATCGGCGATAACGGCGCGGGTAAAAGCACGCTGCTGAAATTGCTGGCAGGCAATCTTGCCGCTACCGCTGGTACGTGTGTTGTGCAAGGCAGGCGTTCTGCTTTACTCGAATTGGGCACGGGAATGCAACCCGAATTTAGTGGAGTGGAAAATGCCCGAATGGGGTTGGCGTTACGCGGTCTGACTCATGCGGAAATTACTGCGAAACTGCCGGACGTTTTAGCGTTTGCCGAGTTAGGTGAATTTGCGCAACAGCCCGTAAAAACCTATTCCAGCGGCATGGTGGTGCGGCTGGTGTTTGCAATTGCAGCGGTGATTGAACCGGATGTGCTGATTGTGGATGAAGCCTTAGCCGTCGGTGATCAGTATTTCCAGAAAAAATCACTCGACCGGATGCGTGAGATTCTCCGCAATGGCACAACCTTAGTCTTTTGCTCCCACAATTTGTATCAAGTGCGCGAAATGTGCCGTAAAGCTGTGTGGCTGGAGCGGGGTACAGTGCGCCTGTTGGGTGATGCGCAAACGGTTGTGGATGCGTATCAGGATGCGGTGCGAAAGCGAACCCCCGTAGGGGCAGACCTGCGTGTCTGCCCTGATCGGTGCGAGTTGGAGGGCGCACACGTAGGTGCGCCCCTACTGGGTAATGTCACCCTCAACCGTCCTCATTTCCAAACCCAAGACCGTTTCGCTGTCACCGTCCAAGCTATCCGTGGCAACCGTCCGCTGTCAGACATCCACATCGGCATCGTCATCCGCCGCAACGATGACATCCAATGCTTCGGCATCAGCACTTTACACGACGGCGTGCAGATGCAGGATCACGGTAATGGCGTGGTTTCCACTCGTTTTGTGATTGAGCGATTGCCGTTATTGTCCGGTGAATATTGTTTGGAAGTCTGGTTAATTGATGCCAGCGGAGTGCATGTGTACGACTCGCGAGAACGTTGCTGCCATTTTCGGGTGCAACAAGTTTCGCAGCAGCAAGGCGTAGGTATGGCGTGGTTGCCGCACCGTTGGGAGGCTGTGGTGGAAAGCGCGGAGGTGGCGACTGATGCGGTGGCGGTCTGA